AAAGACCTAGGTAAGCACAGCATTAGCGCCGTGCTGGGGGCTACCTACGAGCACTTCGGCCTGAATACCTTCTCGGCCAGCGCCCGCGGCTTCACCCTCCCCGACCTGACGTACGACGCCATCGGCTACGGAAACAGCGCACTGAACCAAGTCGGCAGTGGTCGCAGCCAAACGCGGCTAGGTTCGCTGCTAGGCCGCGTCAATTACGTGTTTAACAATCGGTACCTAGCCACCGTGTCGATGCGGGCAGACGCTTCCTCGCGCTTTGGCCCCAACAACCAAGTGGGCTATTTTCCTTCGCTAGCGCTGGCTTGGAAACTATCCGAAGAAGATTTCCTGAAAAGCTACAGCTGGCTCACCGAGCTGAAGCTGCGCGCGAGCTACGGCGCCATTGGTAACCAGAACATCGGCAACTTCCTCTATACTTCTACCTTCGCATATGGGGGCAACATTGTGCAGGGCGGCGTGCGCTACCCGGCTATTTTTCCCTCGCGCAGCCCCAATGCTGACCTGAAATGGGAAGCCGCCGTGCAAGCCGACCTAGGTATTGATTACGCGTTGTTCGATGGCCGCTTGCAGGGTTCGTTTGAGTACTACAACCGCAAAACTTCTGACTTGCTGCTCGCCGTGCCTCAGCCCTTGAGCACAGGTTACGCCAACCAAGTGCGCAACGTGGGCAGCGTGCGCAACTCCGGGTTCGAGTTTGCTCTAACGGGCGGGCTCATTCGCCAGAAAAACTTTTCTTGGAACGTGAATGCTAACCTGACCACGCTCAAGAACCGCATACTATCGCTGGGCGGCAGTGCCCCCATTTACCAAGGTAGCGGCGGCAACATTTCCAATGCTAGCATCATTCGGCCAGGCGAGTCGCTGGGCAACTTCTACGGCTACAAGGTGACGGGCGTGTGGCAGCAAAACGACGACCTGAGCAAGGCCCCTGCTGGCGTGAAGCCCGGCGACACGAAGTACCAAGACCAGAACGGCGACGGCCAAATCACCGACGCCGACCGCGTGGTGCTCGGCAAGTCACTCCCCGATTTCTACTATGGCCTCACCAACACGCTTCAGTTCAAAGGCTTGTCGCTCGACATCTTCCTGGAAGGTGCGCAGGGTGGCAGCATCCTGAACAACAATTTGGTCGATAGCTACTTCCCCTTCAGCTTCCGCCGCAACCGCGTGGCGGAGCCTTTGCTCAACCGCTGGACGCCCAATAATCCGACCAACGAGTATCCCTCGTTCGTCAATCCGGTATCGCAGGGCCAGCGCGTGGTGAACTCGACCACCGTGGATAAAGCCGACTACTTGCGCCTGCAATCGGTGCGCCTAGCCTACACCGTGCCTCTCCCCACGAACAAGTTTATCCACTCCCTTGGGGTGTTCGTGACGGGCCAGAACCTAGCTACCTGGACCAACTACTCGGGCACTGACCCCGCCGCCAACACCATCGGCAGCGACATCATCAAAATAGACTACGCTTCTTACCCCCGCACCCGCACCTATCTAGCCGGGGTGAACGTCCAATTTTAAGCCGACTCTTCGATGAAAATCCCTACCAAAATCGGCCTGAGCCTACTCGTGCTTCTGACGCTCGGCGGCTGCAAAGATCTTATTACCGTGGAGCCGCAGTCGGAGCTGGCGCCTTCCAACGTGCTCACGACTCAGAACGGGTTGCAAGCGGTACTATACTCAGCCTACGGCAACTTCCAAAACCAGGAGCCGACCCGCATCCGCATTAACATATCGGAGGTGACGACCGACATGGCCTACAACACCGGCGGCGGCGAAAACCTGTACCTGAGCCAGTTCATCAACTTCACTTGGGACCCTTCGGTCGCGAACTTCCTGGGCGACGTGTGGGCGCCTTACTACTACTGCATCCGCGACGCCAACATCGTGCTCGATAACGTAGCCAACGTAACCGCGTCGGATGCCATTAAGCGGCAATTCACGGCGGAAGCTAGGTTTCTGCGCGCTTACTCCTACTCCATTCTCTACAGCTGGTATGGCCCAGTGCCGCTGCGCACGTCCAGCACCACGGTGAAAGACCAAGCCCGCGCCACCGACGATGAGATGAAAGCTTTCATCGAGAAGGAGCTGACTGAGTGCGTAGCTGATCTACCGGACCCTGGCAAAGAACAGGCGTTCGGGCGCGCTACCAAGGGAGCCGCGTACGCCGCCTTAGCCAAGTTCCTGCTAAATACCAAGCAGTGGCAGAAAGCTGCCGATGTCAGCCAGTCAGTCATTGGGCTGAATTACTATAGCTTGTATCCTTCCTTCACGGGTTTGTTCCGCGTTGAAAACGAAGGCAATAAGGAGATGATTATAGTGTCGCCCTGCCTGAACGTGGCGGGTTACGGCAACTGGTTTATGGCGGGCGCATTGCCCCCAGCTTTCAAAACCACGCCCCAAATTCCGGGTTTCGTGTGGACGACGGCCATGGCAAATTTTGCGACGCAATACCGTCTGCGCTCGGCCTTCGTGAACACCATTGCCGCCAACGACCAACGCGGGCAACTGGTGGTAAAAACCTACGTGAATACGTCCGGCGCCACCGTCGACCTGATGACCACGCCCGACAACGCCCGTAGCTTTAAATACTGGGACAACAGCACCCTCGGTAACAACAGCGCTACCGACGTGCCGCTGCTGCGCTACGCCGACATCCTGCTCACCCGCGCCGAGGCCCTCAACGAAGTAAGCGGCCCCACGGCCGCGGCCGTGGCCCTCGTGAACCAGGTGCGTACCCGCGCCGGCCTCGCCAACCTGCCCGCTGCCGATATTGCGTCGGCCAGCAGCTTCCGTGATGCTATTCTGCGCGAGCGGGGCTGGGAGTTTATTTCGGAGGGCAAGCGCCGCGAGGATCTTATTCGACACGGCAAGTTTATTTCGCTGGCCCAGGCGCGCGGGGTTACAGTGGCGAATGCCAATAAGCACGTGCTTTTCCCCATTCCGCAGTCGGAGATTGATGCCAACCAGTTGGCCGTCCAGAACCCAGGGTATTAAAGTTTACTTAAAAAAACGCGCCTTTCCCGAAGCTATCGGCGACTTCGGGAAAGGCAGCCTAGGTAGCATGCTCTCAGTCGTTTCTCCTTCTTCGAGCTTTCAAGAAATTGCCTGCTGCGATACGCCCTACTAGAACTTTGTGCCTGTGAATTGCCCGTTGACTGCTCGTATTTCTCTTCCTCGATTACTGTACGTAGTTATCAGTTCGTTTCTGGCTATGGCTACTACCAGTTGCCAGCAGCGTACAACCCATGAAACCGCCGCTACCACAAAGCCCAACGTCTTGATCATCTACGCTGATGACCTAGGCTACGGCGACGTGAGTGCAAACAACCAGGGCAAGATTGCGACGCTTAATATTGACAAGCTGGCTGCATCGGGCGTGCGATTCACCAATGGTTACGCTACCTCAGCTACCTGCACGCCAAGCCGCTTTGCCTTATTAACAGGCACTTACCCGTGGCGCAACAAAAATGCTCAGATTCTGCCCGGCGACGCGCCTCTACTCATCGACACGGCGTCCATGACCATGGCCGACATGTTTCGGCAGCAAGGTTACGCCACCGGCGTAGTGGGCAAGTGGCATCTAGGGCTCGGCCGAGGCCACGTTGATTGGAACCAGCCCATCATGGAAACGCCCAACGACCTAGGTTTTGATTATTCCTACATCATGGCCGCCACCGCCGACCGGGTGCCCACGGTATACGTCGAGAACCGCCGTGTGGCGGGCTTACAGGCTAATGACCCGCTCTACGTGAGCTACGAAAAGAACTTTCCAAGCCAGCCCACCGCCCTTACGAACCCGGAGCTGATGACCAAGATGAAATGGCATCACGGGCACAACCAAAGCGTACACAACGGCATTCCGCGCATCGGCTACATGAAAGGAGGAAAAGCAGCCCTTTGGGATGACGCAAGTATCGCTGCAGTGTTTCTGGAAAAGGCAAAAGCATTCGTCGATGCGCACCAGAAGCAGCCTTTTTTCCTGTATTACGCCTTGCATGAGCCGCACGTACCACGCGTGCCCGGAGCCCGCTTCGCGGGTAAATCGGGCCTAGGACCGCGCGGCGACGCAGTACTGGAGGCCGACTGGTGCGTGGGCGAAATCATGCGCAAGCTTCAGGAGGATGGCCTAGCGGATAACACGCTGGTCGTCTTCTCCAGCGACAATGGTCCGGTGCTGAATGATGGCTACTACGACGAGGCAGTGGAGAAAAACGGCGCGCACACACCCTGGGGACAGTTTCGGGGCGGCAAGTACAGCTTGCTGGAAGCTGGCACGCGTGTACCGTTCATCGTGAACTGGCCTGGGCATGTGCAGCAAGGCACATCTAATGCCGTGGTGAGCCAGGTTGATTTGCTAGCATCTTTAGCCGCTTTGGTTCATAGCTCCACGCAAGCACTGGATAGCCAAAACCTGCTTGCCACGTTCTTAGGCAAATCGACAAAAGGCCGCGCCAATCTGGTGCTGGAAGCCTCCG
This Hymenobacter sp. GOD-10R DNA region includes the following protein-coding sequences:
- a CDS encoding RagB/SusD family nutrient uptake outer membrane protein; protein product: MKIPTKIGLSLLVLLTLGGCKDLITVEPQSELAPSNVLTTQNGLQAVLYSAYGNFQNQEPTRIRINISEVTTDMAYNTGGGENLYLSQFINFTWDPSVANFLGDVWAPYYYCIRDANIVLDNVANVTASDAIKRQFTAEARFLRAYSYSILYSWYGPVPLRTSSTTVKDQARATDDEMKAFIEKELTECVADLPDPGKEQAFGRATKGAAYAALAKFLLNTKQWQKAADVSQSVIGLNYYSLYPSFTGLFRVENEGNKEMIIVSPCLNVAGYGNWFMAGALPPAFKTTPQIPGFVWTTAMANFATQYRLRSAFVNTIAANDQRGQLVVKTYVNTSGATVDLMTTPDNARSFKYWDNSTLGNNSATDVPLLRYADILLTRAEALNEVSGPTAAAVALVNQVRTRAGLANLPAADIASASSFRDAILRERGWEFISEGKRREDLIRHGKFISLAQARGVTVANANKHVLFPIPQSEIDANQLAVQNPGY
- a CDS encoding arylsulfatase; translation: MATTSCQQRTTHETAATTKPNVLIIYADDLGYGDVSANNQGKIATLNIDKLAASGVRFTNGYATSATCTPSRFALLTGTYPWRNKNAQILPGDAPLLIDTASMTMADMFRQQGYATGVVGKWHLGLGRGHVDWNQPIMETPNDLGFDYSYIMAATADRVPTVYVENRRVAGLQANDPLYVSYEKNFPSQPTALTNPELMTKMKWHHGHNQSVHNGIPRIGYMKGGKAALWDDASIAAVFLEKAKAFVDAHQKQPFFLYYALHEPHVPRVPGARFAGKSGLGPRGDAVLEADWCVGEIMRKLQEDGLADNTLVVFSSDNGPVLNDGYYDEAVEKNGAHTPWGQFRGGKYSLLEAGTRVPFIVNWPGHVQQGTSNAVVSQVDLLASLAALVHSSTQALDSQNLLATFLGKSTKGRANLVLEASGRLAFRSGDWLLIPPYRGKPLNEEVNLETGLSPTPQLYNLASDLGQRTNLASIQPAKLTELQQQFKQVVGPDFQANTEELQLH